Genomic segment of Drosophila ananassae strain 14024-0371.13 chromosome 2L, ASM1763931v2, whole genome shotgun sequence:
CACGTGAAACTTTGCCCCTTCTAAGTGTCATTTTTGGTTCAACACACGATTTATAGACATTTCTGTTGCGTCAAAAGCAATTGATTATTCAATGATAAGTATCTACATATgtgcattttattaaatacttCATGAATGTAATTCCATTGCAAGTTCAGACTTTTTATATCAAGGGCGTACATCCTGCGGTCCTTTTATCCATTGGCCCTTCCATACAAGAAGGACATCTTTAATACTGTTttgataaataatttttttttttcatttaatgaTCAAAGTATGTGAAGAAAAGTTTTAAATGAAAGAAATCTGTTAGGGAAAGATGGCCGGATATAGAAAAAACCGGAAAGAAAGTTGATATACTGTTGCATTGATATATtagtttatattattagatagaTATCATCCTTAAGAGTATTTCACTATCAAATccattttctaataaaaattttggaaattgcaaggttgtgtcatttccggtctttcagttatatggcagctatagactATAGATCGTCGATCCTTTTGAAGTTTGGTAGAGTCGTTTGCGCAAAATGGAATCCATAGGAATCCCATCctactaatttaaaaaacaccaaggttatggcatttccgatcaatgagttatatgacagctataggattaAATCGACCAATCACGTCTGTTCCGATTTACATATGTTTATACTGcgtgcaaagtttgaagttgatagttttaaaactgagagactaggtTGCGGAGAAACACACAGACGggcatgctcatatcgactcaagagaagatcctgatcatgaatataaatactttatagggtcggagatgtttccTTCACTGCCTTACACACTTTTgcccaaaattataataccctttaATGCTATAAAAAGggtaaaatatatacaaaaactGCTTTTATTCTGTTAATATCGAAATATTATTATCCAAACTATATCAAAAAACTTAAATGGTgctaaataaaaattcaattttaggGGCTGCAGAGGCAGTGGAATATATTTGAAACAGGTTTATGCAATGTGTTTATATAAGGTGTTTGTACTTGTACtatagtatatatgtatatattgatTTTATGAATAGTATGAATTTAGTATCCGAGAGGACTTAAGTATGTGAATTTTAACGAATACCCCACTAATAGATGCAGCCATATATTCATTCTTGCTATGAAGATTAGAACTGGCATAAGGATATCGTAAGTATGTTTCAATATATAGAAATGGAAAAAGATcggttttaaataaacatgttCGTCTTAAAAGTTCCACACTGCTATAGCTGTCGCGTGGCCTTAGTTATGGATTCCTTGGTATGGTTCCCAGCTGCTTTTAGGAAGACATCTTCGGCCAGGGCTTTGATGTATGTGTTGATATTTTAAAGAGTACTTTGCAGAGCTGACTCCTTGTCATTTGCTCCTCCCAATAGTTATCCGGCTGTTCTTCGGATAATCTATAGACCTAGTCTAACCGAGAACagctaaatataaaaattagaCCTTGACTATTCATTAAAGCAAAAATGGCTTTAAATTAATCTACTTActacaatatatattttttatgttctttaatatatttaaattctcACTGAAATAGtccaaatatattttattttatattaccttttttcttttgtttggtTACAAATCAAAATTACGTGAAAAATACTTTAATCACGATCCATAACACGTATCCTGCTATGAACGTAAGAACGGCCACAAGGCTATAGTGAGCCCATTTTAACCTGTAgaaattggaatatttatgtATTAGATATACTTTAGGTGCTCCTTACTCACTTCCGTAGATGTTTCTTGGCTTGATTTAAAGACTCCGTGGTATTGGGTGTCTTTCCTAGGTAGACTCTCATACCTTTGAGAGCCTCTTTCCAATAATCCATCCAGTCTAGTCTCTCCATGTCAAACTCGAAGATGGTCCTTTCTTCCGACGACATTTGGTCCCTGAGTCGATTCGTATTGTccattgaaaaatgaaatgtgTTGTTTGTGAAATAACGTGTTGAAATTATGTTTTCATGAATCACTTTGTAGAGCTTTATCAATCGGGGCTTTTTTCCCGAAAGTCGCAGTACCAGATCGAAAATATAACCGGGTAGAATGTGGAAAAAGAAGGCGACCAGGGGGTAAAGTTTTTGCGAAAGGACATTCAACCAGAAGGGATACCAGATAATCACGGGCAGTGGGACTTCTTCACTAAGACTCCatgtataattaataaaaactttgTTTCGTAACAAGTTCTTCCCGGCTCCAAATGCGTAAATTTTAGGTGGAATAGGGACGGGATTCCCGGACGTTAATTTCTTATCTTTTGCAGTTTGCCAAATGCTGGCTAGTCCTACATTAGCTGAGTAGTCTGCTGGAACCATGCTACTCAATGTCTTTTTGTTTATGCTTATCACTCGAAGGACTCCAGAAGCGATTCCGAACATCATGCCTATTGGTCCATAAAGGTTATCTATCCATCCAACTAATGGTTCCTTGTAGGTTGGAATTACTAGACCAAAAACGGCATTTGTTACAACACTGCagtgtatatatatacagtTACTTACTAAATGAAGGTCGGAAGATGCATACTGGTAGGCTTCCAGCTTCTTTTAAGATGACATCTTCTGCCAAGGCTTTGGTGTAGATATAGGTATTTCGAAAATCCCCCCTCAGAGCTGGCTCCATGCCGTCCAGTACTTGGTCGCTTACTAGCTCACTTAAAGCCAACACCTTCTCGGAACCACAGGTCAAGAGATCCGGGTAAAATTTCTCCTCGATGCGGAAAATCACGCTGTTGGAGTAGGCTGTGGAAACATGCAAATAGGCAACCAGCATCTTCATTTCCCTGGCCAGTTGTAGCATCAATCGAGTGGCACGAGTATTTATCGCCAGCGCGATGTGAAGGGGCTCGTTAAATTTCACAGTGGCTGCTCCGTGGATTACAACCTGCACCTCCGAGGCCAGGATTCTTCTGTCCTGCTCACTGATTCCCAAATCGGGCTCGCTGCAGTCTCCGGCAATGGGATGGACTCGTTGCAGGGCATCTGGCTTTGACCGCAACAGGACTTCAAAAATCTtaagtttaaaataattaataataataaggtAATAATGTGGGCTTGTGGTGTCTCTTACTGAATCCGCTTGCCACAATTTCAGCCGATCCTGAATATTTTGACCACGTTTGCCCCTAACCAAGGTATATATTCGTTTCACTTCGGTAGATCGCAAAAGCTTCTCaacaaaaactgaaatatACCGAAATCAGTTTGCATTCGAAATTATTTATGGAGTGGTTAATAACCTTTTCCCAAAAAACCGGTGCTACCCGTCAGGAAAACGACTTTATCCTTATAAAATCCACGAATATCACAATCCATTCTAAGTcccttgtttttattttcttagaAAAAAGATTGAAGACCTCTTGAAGCCACGACTATCACAACGTAAAAGTTAAACACACACTTTTTATCGCCATTGAATTTCCGACATTTTATTGGAATTGAGACAAAAGGCTTTAATATTCAAGTTCAATATGTGCATTTCTTTAAATACTTAATGAAtgcaattgaatttaaaactATATGACGTTCTTGTTAGAGAGTTGTCCGAGTCCTTAGAAAAAATCACTCTTTTAAAACGacatatgtaaaaaaaaaattttttaaaaaggatACAATAATGCTATTTCCGAATTGGAGAATATATTTTGGAACGCGTGGATGAAGAACCATATACAGTTTATACTAATTGGTAATAATCAAAATTAAGTAATTTTGTTGagcaaaaaaattatacatacttTAAAATTATGCGCTAGTTATGTAGTTTGACTATCTGTCCAGAAAAtggttaaaataaaatatttataagagttttattgtttattaagaaaatttattaaaatttaactaaaaGTTTCGTcagccaaaataaaaaaaatccggCTATCCAGCAAAGAAGGATCATCAGACAAAAATGGATTATCCTGAGTCTGCGAAAAGGATTTTaactttcaatattttatgaattatttttaaatctattGCTACATACCGTTCTATTAACTGAAGTCCTTTGGATAGGGACAAGGGAGTCGGGGCTTCCTTTCCCAAATAGAGTCGCATTCCGAGGAGGGCGTTCCTAAAGTACCCCTGCCAGTCCAGCCTATCCATGTCGAAGGCGAACATCCTGCGGTCCTCCTCCGACATCAGATGACGTAGATGATCGGTGTTGCGCATATCAAACACCCAGGAGTTTTTCGAGAATGGTCCTAGGACACTAAGCGTCTTGTGAACCTTCCTGTATGTGTTCAAAAGTCGAGGTTTTCGGCCACTTAGTCGGAGTGCAAAGTCAAAGAAAAAACCGGGAACGATGTGCAGAAAAAAGGCCGCTATAGGGAAAAGCCAGGTGCTGGACAGGCAGACGATGAACGGATACCAGATCATCTTGGTCAACGGACACTGTTTCCGGCCATCGAGCGCGTACTGAATGAAGTCTCGGTGACTGAGCTTGTTCCCCTCGTCGACGGATAGATGGTAGATTGTCGGTTCCTTCTGCCTCCTGCCCTCTTGATTTTCCTTGATGGTTTTCCAGGCACAGGCAATTGTCACGTTGGCGCAGTAGTCCACAGGCACTAGGCTCGCCTGGGCATCTTTATTAATGAGGGCCACCCGGAGCACCCCTTTGGCCACTCCGTATAAGATCGCGATCGGCCCGTACATGTTGTCTATCCAGCCCGAGACTGGCTCCTTGTGAGTTGCAATGACTGTTTTAGTGAATTTCAGAAAGATCCTTGTAGTGTGAAAAGAGATTGCTTACTGATTGCCGGTCTAAAGATGCACACTGGCAGGTCGCATCCTTCCCTCAGGATAACATCCTCAGCCAGGGCCTTTGTGTAAGTGTAGGTGTTGGGGAATGGTCCAAGCAATGCCGGCTCCATCTGATCCAGAACTTCATCAGTCACCATCTCGCTAATGGCCAGAACCTGGTCCGAGGGGCAGGTCAAGTGCTCGGGATAGAACTTTTCTTCGACTTGCAGCAGAATACAGTTGGAGAAAGCTGTTGAGATGTACAAAAAGACTTCCAGTTGCTTCATCTCCTTGGCCAGGTGGAGCATTGACCGCGTAGCACGAGTATTAATGGCTAAAGCCACGTGCAAGGGTTCGTTAAACCGCACCGTGGCAGCTCCATGAATCACGATCTGCACTTCGGATGCCAGCAGTCTCTTGTCAATCTCGCGAATACCCAAGTTTAAGTCCCGGCAGTCTCCAGATATGGGAGAGATTCGTTGGAGGGCCTCTGGTTTGGACTGGAGTAGCACCCCAAAAATCTATTTGCGATTTGGATAATAAGATTcatgttggttttttttattttacacctACCGGATCCTTGGACCAAGCAGCAATCCGTTCCTGAATATCTATTCCCCGTTTGGGTCTGACCAGTATGTAAATTCGCTTCACTTCGGTGGTGCGCAAAATCTTTTCAATAATAACTGAAATCAAAGTAGGATGAAGCTTAAAACCTTCCGATCTTCCGAATTTGGACTTGATATCGAAGTTTCAATCAAATCAAAGTCCGAGTTTCTCCAATTACATACGTACCTTTTCCTAAAAATCCAGTGGCTCCTGTTAGGAAAATTGTTTTGCTCCTAAAGGAATATTGTATATCCGTAtccattttgggtattttaaTCCGTTGAAAGAGTTAAAAACACCAGTTATCCAGTCAAAAATGTCCGAAGTTGTCgaaatttaaaacatttatgaGGCACCCGAATTTTTCTGGTTTTATTTATACCCTTAATGAGCTTGAACCGGCGAAATTTTGACCCAGGGCTGGCAAATTGAGAACAATAGCTTTGCGCAGTAATTTAttcagtttgtttttatttatgggGAGAGGACAATAAACTTTCTAATAAATACAATGAGGTAAATATATGTAGTTCAATTCAAAAAGTGCATCCCTGGGCGTGGATCTTAATTTGCTAAACAAATTCGGTTGACGGAAGGTTCGAAGGCGGATTAATTCTCATTCGTCGGGGTAATTATTTATGCAATTGACAGTTCAATCACAGCAACTT
This window contains:
- the LOC6499849 gene encoding fatty acyl-CoA reductase wat, giving the protein MDCDIRGFYKDKVVFLTGSTGFLGKVFVEKLLRSTEVKRIYTLVRGKRGQNIQDRLKLWQADSIFEVLLRSKPDALQRVHPIAGDCSEPDLGISEQDRRILASEVQVVIHGAATVKFNEPLHIALAINTRATRLMLQLAREMKMLVAYLHVSTAYSNSVIFRIEEKFYPDLLTCGSEKVLALSELVSDQVLDGMEPALRGDFRNTYIYTKALAEDVILKEAGSLPVCIFRPSFIIPTYKEPLVGWIDNLYGPIGMMFGIASGVLRVISINKKTLSSMVPADYSANVGLASIWQTAKDKKLTSGNPVPIPPKIYAFGAGKNLLRNKVFINYTWSLSEEVPLPVIIWYPFWLNVLSQKLYPLVAFFFHILPGYIFDLVLRLSGKKPRLIKLYKVIHENIISTRYFTNNTFHFSMDNTNRLRDQMSSEERTIFEFDMERLDWMDYWKEALKGMRVYLGKTPNTTESLNQAKKHLRKLKWAHYSLVAVLTFIAGYVLWIVIKVFFT
- the LOC6499848 gene encoding fatty acyl-CoA reductase wat isoform X2, whose translation is MDTDIQYSFRSKTIFLTGATGFLGKVIIEKILRTTEVKRIYILVRPKRGIDIQERIAAWSKDPIFGVLLQSKPEALQRISPISGDCRDLNLGIREIDKRLLASEVQIVIHGAATVRFNEPLHVALAINTRATRSMLHLAKEMKQLEVFLYISTAFSNCILLQVEEKFYPEHLTCPSDQVLAISEMVTDEVLDQMEPALLGPFPNTYTYTKALAEDVILREGCDLPVCIFRPAIRASLGLDRQHVRADRDLIRSGQRGAPGGPH
- the LOC6499848 gene encoding fatty acyl-CoA reductase wat isoform X3 → MYGPIAILYGVAKGVLRVALINKDAQASLVPVDYCANVTIACAWKTIKENQEGRRQKEPTIYHLSVDEGNKLSHRDFIQYALDGRKQCPLTKMIWYPFIVCLSSTWLFPIAAFFLHIVPGFFFDFALRLSGRKPRLLNTYRKVHKTLSVLGPFSKNSWVFDMRNTDHLRHLMSEEDRRMFAFDMDRLDWQGYFRNALLGMRLYLGKEAPTPLSLSKGLQLIERLRIIHFCLMILLCWIAGFFLFWLTKLLVKF
- the LOC6499848 gene encoding fatty acyl-CoA reductase wat isoform X1 yields the protein MDTDIQYSFRSKTIFLTGATGFLGKVIIEKILRTTEVKRIYILVRPKRGIDIQERIAAWSKDPIFGVLLQSKPEALQRISPISGDCRDLNLGIREIDKRLLASEVQIVIHGAATVRFNEPLHVALAINTRATRSMLHLAKEMKQLEVFLYISTAFSNCILLQVEEKFYPEHLTCPSDQVLAISEMVTDEVLDQMEPALLGPFPNTYTYTKALAEDVILREGCDLPVCIFRPAIIIATHKEPVSGWIDNMYGPIAILYGVAKGVLRVALINKDAQASLVPVDYCANVTIACAWKTIKENQEGRRQKEPTIYHLSVDEGNKLSHRDFIQYALDGRKQCPLTKMIWYPFIVCLSSTWLFPIAAFFLHIVPGFFFDFALRLSGRKPRLLNTYRKVHKTLSVLGPFSKNSWVFDMRNTDHLRHLMSEEDRRMFAFDMDRLDWQGYFRNALLGMRLYLGKEAPTPLSLSKGLQLIERLRIIHFCLMILLCWIAGFFLFWLTKLLVKF